The Deltaproteobacteria bacterium genome segment AGGCGTCGGCCTTCACCACCGCGAGCACCGCCACGCCCGGGCCGACGAGCTCCCGGGCCCGGCGGCAGTTGTGCCGGAGGGCCGAGAGACTCACCTCGGCGACCGTGGGCCTCCCATGGATGTCAGGCATTGGAAGAGGGACCGAACCGGAGGCCCATCATTACCAAATGGCCGACGCGGCTGTCGAGGCGGAGTCGACGTTCGTCGCGGGCGGCGCCGTCGGTTGTCAGGCTCCGGCTCGCGGGCTATCGTCTCGACGAGTCGTGCGAGTGATGGTCAATGGCGAGCCGCGGGCGCTCGACGCCGGGGTAACGGTGGCCGACCTGGTGGCCGCGCTGGGCCTCGGCCCGCGGCGTGTCGCGGTCGAGGTGAACCGGGCCGTGGTGCCGCGCGCCGAGTACGGCGCCACCGCGCTCCGCGAGGGGGACGCGGTCGAGATCATCCACTTCGTCGGAGGCGGATAGATGGACGATCCCTTCGTGCTCGCCGGCCGCGAGCACCGCTCGCGCCTCATCGTCGGTACCGGCAAGTACCGGTCCTTCGCGGAGACACGGCAGGCGGTCGAGGCCTCGGGTGCCGAGATCGTGACCGTCGCGGTGCGGCGCGTGAACATCACCGACCCGGGCAAGGAGAACCTGCTCGACTTCCTGCCGCCCGACCGCTTCACGATCCTGCCCAACACCGCCGGCTGCTACACCGC includes the following:
- the thiS gene encoding sulfur carrier protein ThiS, with product MADAAVEAESTFVAGGAVGCQAPARGLSSRRVVRVMVNGEPRALDAGVTVADLVAALGLGPRRVAVEVNRAVVPRAEYGATALREGDAVEIIHFVGGG